The Streptomyces sp. NBC_00691 genome has a segment encoding these proteins:
- a CDS encoding chitinase C-terminal domain-containing protein, producing MLSPTAKRASLLSSGAAVAGLLLSSLSGGVSYAADNESCRPDGLYKTPGVDVPYCSVYDAEGREKMGADHQRRVIGYFTGWRDGKNGQPAYLAKDIPWEKITHINYAFGHIGSDNKLSVGTDGPNNAATGMTWPGVAGAEMDPAFAYKGHFNLLNKFKKQHPNVKTLISVGGWAETGGYFADNGNRVNSGGFYSMATNADGSVNQAGIDTFAASSVDFIRKYGFNGVDIDYEYPTTMKDAGNPLDWQLANARRAGLVQGYAALMKSLREKLDVAGAADGKHYLLTVAAPSSGYLLRGMETFQMQKYLDYVNIMSYDLHGAWNEYVGPNASLFDDGKDGELAAANVYGSAQYGNIGYLNTDWAYHYFRGSMPAGRINIGLPYYTRGHKNVQGGTDGLWGKASATTCPAGAGLTKCGDGATGIDNLWHDKDTNGVESPAGSNPMWHAKNLEKGIVGDYVTQYGFPANTTLTGTYARKYDSTLVAPWLWNAQKKVFLSTEDEQSVAAKADYVVNKGIGGTMVWEMAGDYAWNATKGQYETGSTLTSLMYDKFKAAAPYGAKKSNASLPTQAVKIDAQFTEFKLGDSNYPITPKIKITNNTAATLPGGTEFQFDYGTSAPANASDQSGFGTKVISSDHTGGNVGGLKGDFHRVSLKLPAWQSLAPGATVDLAFNYYLPVSTPSNWTVNINGTTYALAGDLARGTTVVEPGTTTPPTTPPTTPPTTPPTTPPTTPPTTPPTTPPTGCGTVPAYVAGTVYNAGNEVSHNGRKYKAQWWTQNETPGTTGDWGVWKDLGPC from the coding sequence GTGCTGTCCCCCACCGCGAAAAGAGCCTCGCTGCTCTCCTCCGGCGCGGCCGTCGCCGGGTTGCTGCTCAGCTCGCTCTCCGGCGGCGTCTCGTACGCGGCCGACAACGAGTCCTGTCGCCCCGACGGGCTCTACAAGACCCCGGGCGTCGACGTCCCCTACTGCTCGGTCTACGACGCCGAGGGCCGCGAGAAGATGGGCGCGGACCACCAGCGCCGGGTCATCGGCTACTTCACCGGCTGGCGCGACGGCAAGAACGGCCAGCCCGCCTACCTGGCGAAGGACATCCCGTGGGAGAAGATCACCCACATCAACTACGCCTTCGGTCACATCGGCTCGGACAACAAGCTCTCCGTCGGCACGGACGGTCCGAACAACGCGGCCACCGGGATGACCTGGCCCGGTGTCGCGGGCGCCGAGATGGACCCCGCGTTCGCCTACAAGGGCCATTTCAACCTGCTCAACAAGTTCAAGAAGCAGCACCCGAACGTGAAGACGCTGATCTCGGTCGGCGGCTGGGCGGAGACCGGCGGCTACTTCGCGGACAACGGCAACCGGGTCAACTCCGGCGGCTTCTACTCGATGGCGACCAACGCCGACGGTTCGGTCAACCAGGCCGGGATCGACACCTTCGCCGCCTCGTCCGTCGACTTCATCCGCAAGTACGGCTTCAACGGCGTCGACATCGACTACGAGTACCCGACGACCATGAAGGACGCCGGCAACCCGCTCGACTGGCAGCTCGCCAACGCGCGGCGCGCCGGACTCGTGCAGGGCTACGCGGCCCTCATGAAGTCCCTGCGCGAGAAGCTGGACGTCGCGGGCGCCGCCGACGGCAAGCACTACCTGCTGACCGTCGCCGCCCCCTCCTCCGGCTACCTGCTGCGGGGCATGGAGACCTTCCAGATGCAGAAGTATCTGGACTACGTCAACATCATGTCCTACGACCTGCACGGCGCCTGGAACGAGTACGTCGGCCCCAACGCCTCCCTCTTCGACGACGGCAAGGACGGCGAGCTCGCCGCCGCCAACGTCTACGGCTCGGCGCAGTACGGCAACATCGGTTACCTCAACACCGACTGGGCGTACCACTACTTCCGCGGCTCGATGCCGGCCGGCCGGATCAACATCGGCCTGCCCTACTACACCCGCGGCCACAAGAACGTGCAGGGCGGCACCGACGGACTGTGGGGCAAGGCCTCCGCGACCACCTGCCCGGCCGGAGCCGGTCTGACCAAGTGCGGCGACGGCGCCACCGGCATCGACAACCTGTGGCACGACAAGGACACCAACGGTGTCGAGTCGCCCGCCGGCTCCAACCCGATGTGGCACGCCAAGAACCTCGAGAAGGGGATCGTCGGCGACTACGTCACCCAGTACGGCTTCCCGGCGAACACCACCCTGACCGGCACCTACGCCCGCAAGTACGACTCGACCCTGGTCGCGCCGTGGCTGTGGAACGCGCAGAAGAAGGTCTTCCTCTCCACCGAGGACGAGCAGTCGGTGGCCGCCAAGGCCGACTACGTGGTCAACAAGGGCATCGGCGGCACGATGGTCTGGGAGATGGCCGGCGACTACGCCTGGAACGCCACCAAGGGCCAGTACGAGACGGGCTCGACGCTCACCTCGCTGATGTACGACAAGTTCAAGGCGGCCGCCCCGTACGGCGCGAAGAAGTCCAACGCGTCCCTGCCGACGCAGGCCGTGAAGATCGACGCGCAGTTCACCGAGTTCAAGCTGGGCGACTCGAACTACCCGATCACCCCGAAGATCAAGATCACCAACAACACGGCGGCCACCCTCCCGGGCGGCACGGAGTTCCAGTTCGACTACGGGACCTCGGCCCCGGCCAACGCCTCCGACCAGTCGGGCTTCGGCACCAAGGTGATCAGCAGCGACCACACGGGCGGCAACGTGGGCGGCCTGAAGGGCGACTTCCACCGCGTCTCCCTGAAGCTCCCGGCCTGGCAGTCGCTGGCCCCGGGCGCCACGGTCGACCTCGCGTTCAACTACTACCTGCCGGTGTCCACCCCGTCCAACTGGACCGTGAACATCAACGGCACCACGTACGCCCTCGCCGGTGACCTGGCGCGCGGCACGACGGTGGTGGAGCCGGGCACCACGACCCCGCCGACCACCCCGCCGACGACGCCGCCCACCACGCCGCCGACGACCCCGCCCACGACTCCCCCGACCACGCCTCCGACGACGCCGCCCACGGGCTGCGGCACGGTCCCGGCGTACGTGGCCGGCACGGTCTACAACGCGGGCAACGAGGTCTCCCACAACGGCCGCAAGTACAAGGCCCAGTGGTGGACCCAGAACGAGACGCCGGGCACGACCGGCGACTGGGGCGTCTGGAAGGACCTGGGTCCCTGCTGA
- a CDS encoding SDR family oxidoreductase translates to MSTILVTGGTGTLGRPVHERLRADGHDVRVLSRHSPPYAVDLRQGGPLLDRAVDGVDAIVHCSNIMRGDKDAARHLIEAARRAGVPHLLYISIIGVDRVPLGYYRTKYAVERMIQGSGIGWTLLRTTQFHDLILQLLQGLAKPPVMLLPKEVRDQPLEVTEAAARLAALAAGPPAGRVEDMAGPEIRTFAELAGSYLRASGRRRRLVEVPLPGRVYRGLRRGEHLAPDRAVGRVTFDEFLARRFGGAGGPETDA, encoded by the coding sequence ATGAGCACCATCCTGGTGACCGGTGGCACGGGAACACTCGGGCGGCCCGTCCACGAGCGGCTGCGCGCGGACGGCCACGACGTACGGGTCCTCAGCCGGCACTCACCGCCCTACGCGGTCGACCTCCGGCAGGGCGGGCCGCTGCTCGACCGGGCCGTCGACGGGGTCGACGCGATCGTCCACTGCAGCAACATCATGCGCGGGGACAAGGACGCCGCCCGCCACCTGATCGAGGCGGCCCGGCGGGCCGGAGTGCCGCATCTGCTCTACATCTCGATCATCGGCGTCGACCGGGTGCCGCTCGGCTACTACCGCACCAAGTACGCGGTGGAGCGCATGATCCAGGGCTCCGGGATCGGCTGGACGCTGCTGCGCACCACCCAGTTCCACGACCTGATCCTCCAGCTGCTCCAGGGCCTGGCCAAGCCGCCCGTGATGCTGCTGCCCAAGGAGGTGCGGGACCAGCCCCTGGAGGTGACGGAGGCGGCCGCGCGCCTCGCCGCGCTGGCCGCGGGACCCCCGGCGGGCCGGGTGGAGGACATGGCCGGACCCGAGATCCGGACCTTCGCCGAGCTGGCCGGCTCCTATCTGCGGGCGAGCGGCAGACGGCGGCGCCTCGTCGAGGTGCCGCTGCCGGGCCGGGTCTACCGGGGGCTGCGGCGCGGCGAGCACCTGGCACCGGACCGTGCGGTGGGCCGGGTGACGTTCGACGAGTTCCTGGCGCGGCGGTTCGGCGGAGCGGGCGGGCCGGAGACGGACGCCTGA
- a CDS encoding ROK family transcriptional regulator: MAASPSTARAINDRFALRLLQDEGPLTATQLKTLTGLSRPTVADLVERLQGSGLVHVVGESGAERRGPNAKLYGLVADRAHLAALDVRTRSVSVTVADLLGTTLAEASVPVGDDSDTGPAVEKAVTLLERTVKEAGADRLHSVAVGAPGLIDPDTGELRDSSGLPAWHRRLVGVLQERLSAHVLVENETNLAAVAELREGAARDREDFVLLWLGQGVGAAVVLGGRLRRGASGGAGEIGFLPVPGTSGLPSATGCDGGFHELACAAAVESLAAAHGLTAPEALASGDAWTEGAGTGNHAPGEPLAPGDTPGKPLAPGRAPGTPGEAPAPGRDAFLDALARRLAIGAAAVVSVLDPGCVVLAGETGHQGGAALAARVEAELAALSPLRTEVRATALGGAAVLRGALLLARDAAQDALFGAPNAGL; this comes from the coding sequence ATGGCCGCATCCCCGAGCACCGCACGAGCCATCAACGACCGGTTCGCCCTGCGACTGCTCCAGGACGAAGGCCCGTTGACGGCCACTCAGCTCAAGACCCTCACGGGACTCTCCCGGCCCACCGTCGCCGACCTCGTCGAGCGGCTCCAGGGTTCCGGGCTCGTCCATGTCGTGGGGGAGTCCGGAGCGGAACGCCGGGGCCCCAACGCCAAGCTGTACGGACTCGTCGCCGACCGCGCGCACCTCGCCGCCCTCGACGTACGGACCCGGTCGGTCTCCGTCACCGTCGCCGACCTCCTCGGCACCACCCTCGCCGAGGCCTCCGTGCCCGTCGGCGACGACAGCGACACCGGACCCGCCGTCGAGAAGGCGGTCACCCTCCTGGAACGGACCGTGAAGGAGGCGGGCGCGGACCGGCTGCACAGCGTGGCCGTCGGCGCCCCCGGCCTCATCGACCCGGACACCGGCGAACTCCGCGACTCCTCGGGGCTGCCCGCCTGGCACCGGCGGCTCGTCGGCGTCCTCCAGGAACGACTGTCCGCGCACGTCCTCGTCGAGAACGAGACCAACCTCGCCGCCGTCGCCGAACTGCGCGAGGGCGCGGCCCGCGACCGCGAGGACTTCGTCCTGCTCTGGCTCGGCCAGGGCGTCGGCGCGGCCGTCGTCCTCGGCGGGCGGCTGCGCCGCGGGGCCTCGGGCGGCGCGGGCGAGATCGGCTTCCTGCCCGTGCCTGGCACCTCGGGGCTCCCCTCGGCCACCGGCTGCGACGGTGGCTTCCACGAACTGGCCTGCGCGGCGGCCGTCGAGTCCCTGGCCGCCGCCCACGGCCTGACGGCGCCGGAGGCGCTCGCGTCGGGGGACGCCTGGACGGAGGGTGCGGGGACGGGGAACCACGCCCCGGGAGAACCGCTCGCCCCGGGTGACACTCCCGGGAAGCCGCTCGCTCCGGGCCGCGCTCCGGGGACTCCGGGGGAGGCGCCCGCCCCGGGCCGTGACGCCTTCCTCGACGCCCTGGCCCGCCGTCTCGCCATCGGCGCGGCCGCCGTCGTCTCGGTCCTCGACCCCGGCTGTGTGGTCCTGGCAGGGGAGACCGGACACCAGGGCGGCGCCGCGCTCGCCGCGCGCGTGGAGGCCGAACTCGCCGCCCTCTCCCCGCTCCGTACGGAGGTCCGCGCGACGGCCCTGGGCGGCGCGGCGGTGCTGCGCGGCGCCCTGCTCCTTGCCCGGGACGCGGCGCAGGACGCGCTCTTCGGAGCGCCGAACGCGGGACTCTAG
- a CDS encoding MFS transporter, translated as MAAETVTSTDRLRRARFAVAAVFCVHGSVTGSFATRIPWIQEHAGVSAGQLGLALAFPALGASLAMPLAGAVSHRFGARTALRGLLSLWTLALTLPALAPNIWGLCVALFVYGATAGMSDVAMNALGVETENRLGKSIMSSLHGMWSAGALIGSAAGTVAAHLGGDARLHHLIAALVLTALGLVFCQGVLDMRSTPDEEPPPRFSLPPKSALVIGAIGFCAVFAEGASLDWSAVYLRDELGSSAGLAAASTTAFALTMTVARLAGDRVVDRFGAVRTVRVGGAVATLGGVMVVVAPHAALAMAGFGLIGLGVAVVVPLAFAAAGRSGPNPSQAIAGVATITYTSGLIAPSAIGGIADATSLVFSFALVTLLALGLVVGAGVLRSGGRESTPAKPAPEKAPGPVG; from the coding sequence ATGGCGGCGGAGACCGTCACCAGCACCGATCGCCTGCGGCGGGCGCGCTTCGCCGTCGCCGCCGTCTTCTGCGTCCACGGCTCCGTCACCGGCAGTTTCGCGACCCGCATCCCCTGGATCCAGGAGCACGCGGGCGTGAGCGCGGGTCAGCTCGGACTCGCACTCGCCTTCCCGGCCCTCGGCGCCTCCCTGGCGATGCCGCTGGCCGGGGCCGTGTCGCACCGCTTCGGCGCCCGCACCGCGCTGCGCGGACTGCTCAGCCTCTGGACGCTCGCCCTGACCCTGCCCGCGCTCGCCCCGAACATCTGGGGTCTGTGCGTCGCGCTCTTCGTGTACGGAGCGACGGCCGGCATGTCGGACGTGGCGATGAACGCGCTCGGGGTCGAGACCGAGAACCGGCTCGGGAAATCCATCATGTCGAGCCTGCACGGCATGTGGAGCGCGGGCGCCCTCATCGGCTCCGCCGCCGGTACGGTCGCCGCCCACCTCGGCGGCGACGCCCGGCTCCACCACCTGATCGCGGCCCTGGTCCTCACCGCCCTCGGCCTGGTCTTCTGCCAGGGCGTCCTGGACATGCGCAGCACGCCGGACGAGGAGCCGCCCCCGCGCTTCTCGCTGCCGCCGAAGTCCGCGCTGGTCATCGGCGCGATCGGCTTCTGCGCGGTGTTCGCGGAGGGCGCCAGCCTCGACTGGTCGGCCGTCTACCTCCGGGACGAGCTGGGCAGCTCCGCCGGGCTCGCGGCGGCCTCCACGACCGCCTTCGCGCTGACGATGACCGTGGCACGGCTGGCCGGCGACCGGGTCGTGGACCGCTTCGGGGCGGTCCGTACCGTACGGGTCGGCGGCGCCGTCGCCACCCTCGGCGGGGTCATGGTCGTCGTCGCCCCGCACGCCGCCCTCGCCATGGCCGGATTCGGTCTCATCGGGCTCGGAGTCGCGGTCGTCGTCCCGCTCGCCTTCGCGGCGGCCGGGCGCAGCGGACCGAATCCGAGCCAGGCGATCGCGGGCGTCGCGACCATCACGTACACCTCGGGGCTCATCGCCCCCTCGGCGATCGGCGGCATCGCCGACGCGACCTCGCTGGTGTTCTCGTTCGCCCTGGTCACACTGCTCGCCCTGGGGCTCGTCGTGGGTGCGGGCGTCCTGAGGTCCGGCGGGCGGGAGTCCACGCCGGCGAAGCCCGCCCCGGAGAAGGCGCCGGGTCCCGTCGGGTAG
- a CDS encoding uracil-xanthine permease family protein: protein MNLGVRWTLHGDGKTPAPGAVVRPDERLSWPRTVGLGAQHVVAMFGASFVAPVLMGLDPNLAIMMSGVATAIFLLATRGTVPSYLGCSLSFVGVAAAIRASGGTSATVTGAVLVVGAVLFLAGLAVRRFGARIIHAAMPPIVTGAVVMLIGFNLAPVTAATYWPQDQWTALLVMLFTGLAVVCLRGFWSRIAIFLGLIFGYGISWIFDLVFGRINSMSPSGQVTDHWRLDLSGVSQADWIGLPSFHGPSFEWSAILVALPVVIALIAENAGHVKAVGEMTGRPLDDQLGTAIAADGAASMLSTAVGGPPNTTYSENIGVMAATRVYSTAAYWAAAGFALLFGLCPKFGAVVAAIPGGVLGGITVILYGMIGLLGAQIWINAKVDLRNPLNLVPAAAGIIIGVGGVKLTFTDTFELGGIALGTIVVITGYHVLRAFAPAHLKQQEPLLDSGTSSYEGTTGESTTGESALGESTTGESTSGDGPLSKN from the coding sequence ATGAACCTCGGCGTGCGCTGGACCTTGCACGGCGACGGGAAGACACCGGCCCCCGGAGCCGTCGTCCGCCCGGACGAACGGCTCTCCTGGCCCCGTACGGTCGGCCTCGGCGCCCAGCACGTGGTCGCCATGTTCGGGGCGTCGTTCGTGGCTCCGGTCCTCATGGGTCTCGACCCGAACCTCGCGATCATGATGTCCGGTGTCGCGACCGCGATCTTCCTCCTCGCGACCCGCGGCACCGTCCCCTCCTACCTGGGCTGCTCGCTCTCGTTCGTCGGGGTCGCCGCCGCGATCCGGGCCTCCGGCGGCACCAGCGCCACCGTGACCGGCGCGGTCCTCGTCGTCGGCGCGGTGCTCTTCCTCGCCGGTCTCGCGGTCCGGAGGTTCGGCGCGCGGATCATCCACGCGGCGATGCCGCCGATCGTGACCGGCGCCGTCGTCATGCTGATCGGCTTCAACCTGGCCCCGGTCACCGCGGCGACGTACTGGCCGCAGGACCAGTGGACGGCGCTCCTCGTGATGCTGTTCACCGGCCTCGCCGTCGTCTGTCTGCGCGGCTTCTGGTCCCGGATCGCGATCTTCCTCGGCCTGATCTTCGGCTACGGCATCTCGTGGATCTTCGACCTGGTCTTCGGCAGGATCAACTCGATGTCGCCGAGCGGCCAGGTCACCGACCACTGGCGGCTCGACCTCTCCGGTGTCTCCCAGGCCGACTGGATCGGTCTGCCCTCGTTCCACGGACCGAGCTTCGAGTGGTCCGCGATCCTGGTCGCACTGCCCGTCGTCATCGCCCTGATCGCCGAGAACGCCGGGCACGTCAAGGCGGTCGGCGAGATGACCGGCAGGCCGCTGGACGACCAGCTCGGCACCGCGATCGCCGCCGACGGCGCCGCCTCGATGCTGTCGACGGCCGTGGGCGGCCCGCCCAACACCACGTACTCCGAGAACATCGGTGTCATGGCCGCCACCCGGGTCTACTCGACGGCCGCCTACTGGGCAGCCGCCGGGTTCGCGCTGCTCTTCGGTCTCTGCCCGAAGTTCGGCGCGGTCGTCGCCGCCATCCCCGGCGGCGTCCTCGGCGGCATCACCGTGATCCTGTACGGCATGATCGGCCTGCTCGGCGCCCAGATCTGGATCAACGCCAAGGTCGACCTGCGCAACCCGCTCAACCTGGTCCCGGCCGCCGCGGGCATCATCATCGGCGTCGGCGGGGTGAAGCTGACCTTCACGGACACCTTCGAGCTGGGCGGCATCGCGCTCGGCACGATCGTCGTCATCACCGGCTACCACGTACTGCGGGCCTTCGCCCCGGCCCACCTCAAGCAGCAGGAGCCGCTGCTCGACTCCGGCACCAGCTCGTACGAGGGCACGACCGGCGAGAGCACGACCGGCGAGAGCGCCCTCGGTGAGAGCACCACGGGCGAGAGCACGTCCGGCGACGGGCCGCTGTCGAAGAACTGA
- a CDS encoding DUF5995 family protein — MAQTQQIGQSEQTRRVGWQPGPFLAVDPVVKRMRAFRSAWHPADGVAVFNRVYLTVTEEIGHAIEAGGFADRRAATTLDVRFAERYLTAVDAAATGRPSPACWRPLFRYRRHPGVRPLQFALAGINAHIGHDLALAVVDTCRALECAPADLEDEFDRVGDVLVLLEERIREELMPGPDLLEVADPLTHLLGCWSLDRARDGAWLAARSLWQLRGLPELAEEFTERLDRSVGLVGRMLLTPLTRP, encoded by the coding sequence ATGGCGCAGACCCAGCAGATCGGGCAGAGCGAGCAGACACGGCGGGTCGGGTGGCAGCCCGGCCCGTTCCTCGCGGTCGACCCCGTGGTGAAGCGGATGCGGGCCTTCCGATCGGCCTGGCATCCGGCCGACGGGGTCGCCGTCTTCAACCGGGTCTACCTGACCGTCACCGAGGAGATCGGCCACGCCATCGAGGCGGGCGGATTCGCCGACCGGCGTGCGGCGACCACCCTCGACGTGCGCTTCGCCGAGCGGTACCTGACCGCCGTCGACGCGGCCGCGACCGGCCGCCCCTCCCCCGCCTGCTGGCGGCCGCTGTTCCGCTACCGCCGCCATCCCGGCGTACGGCCGCTGCAGTTCGCGCTGGCCGGGATCAACGCCCACATCGGCCACGACCTGGCCCTCGCGGTGGTCGACACCTGCCGGGCCCTGGAGTGCGCGCCCGCCGACCTGGAGGACGAGTTCGACCGGGTCGGCGACGTCCTGGTGCTCCTGGAGGAGCGCATCCGGGAGGAACTGATGCCGGGCCCGGACCTCCTGGAGGTCGCGGACCCGCTGACCCATCTGCTCGGCTGCTGGAGCCTCGACCGGGCCCGCGACGGAGCCTGGCTCGCGGCGCGCTCGCTGTGGCAGCTGCGCGGCCTGCCCGAGCTGGCCGAGGAGTTCACGGAACGCCTCGACCGCTCGGTGGGCCTGGTCGGACGGATGCTCCTCACGCCCCTGACCAGGCCCTGA
- a CDS encoding flavin monoamine oxidase family protein, translating into MTSTVPTTAVPHSDGQPPITMFGPDFPYAYDDFLAHPAGLGQIPATEHGTEVAVIGGGLSGIIAAYELMKMGLKPVVYEADQIGGRLRTVGFEGTATEGLTAEMGAMRFPPSSTALQHYIDLVGLETTPFPNPLAETTPSTVVDLKGESHYATTVDDLPQVYRDVMNAWNACLDEGADFSDMNQAMRERDVPRIREIWSKLVEKLDNQTFYGFLCESESFKSFRHREIFGQVGFGTGGWDTDFPNSILEILRVVYTEADDHHRGIVGGSQQLPLRLWEREPEKIIHWAQGTSLSSLHEGAPKPAVTRLNRTAGNRITVTDASGDIRTFPAAIFTAQSWLLLSKIACDDSLFPIDHWTAMERTHYMESSKLFVPVDRPFWLDKDEETGRDVMSMTLTDRMTRGTYLLDDGPDKPATICLSYTWCDDSLKWLPLSANERMEVMLKSLGEIYPKVDIRKHIIGNPVTVSWENEPWFMGAFKANLPGHYRYQRRLFTHFMQDRLPEDKRGIFLAGDDISWTAGWAEGAVQTALNAVWGVMHHFGGGTDATNPGPGDVYDEIAPVELPED; encoded by the coding sequence ATGACGTCCACGGTGCCCACGACCGCCGTCCCCCACAGCGACGGCCAGCCGCCGATCACCATGTTCGGTCCGGACTTCCCGTACGCCTACGACGACTTCCTGGCCCACCCGGCCGGGCTCGGCCAGATACCCGCGACCGAGCACGGCACCGAGGTCGCCGTCATCGGCGGCGGGCTCTCCGGCATCATCGCCGCGTACGAGCTGATGAAGATGGGCCTCAAGCCCGTCGTCTACGAGGCCGACCAGATCGGCGGCCGGCTGCGTACCGTCGGCTTCGAGGGCACCGCCACCGAGGGCCTCACCGCCGAGATGGGCGCCATGCGCTTCCCGCCCTCCTCGACCGCGCTCCAGCACTACATCGACCTGGTCGGCCTGGAGACCACGCCCTTCCCGAACCCGCTGGCCGAGACCACCCCCTCGACCGTCGTCGACCTCAAGGGCGAGTCGCACTACGCCACCACCGTCGACGACCTCCCGCAGGTCTACCGCGACGTGATGAACGCGTGGAACGCCTGCCTCGACGAGGGCGCCGACTTCTCCGACATGAACCAGGCCATGCGCGAGCGCGACGTCCCGCGCATCCGCGAGATCTGGTCGAAGCTCGTCGAGAAGCTCGACAACCAGACCTTCTACGGCTTCCTCTGCGAGTCGGAGTCCTTCAAGTCCTTCCGGCACCGCGAGATCTTCGGCCAGGTCGGCTTCGGCACCGGCGGCTGGGACACCGACTTCCCCAACTCCATCCTGGAGATCCTCCGCGTCGTCTACACCGAGGCGGACGACCACCACCGCGGCATCGTCGGCGGCTCGCAGCAGCTGCCGCTGCGCCTCTGGGAGCGCGAGCCGGAGAAGATCATCCACTGGGCGCAGGGCACCTCGCTCAGCTCCCTGCACGAGGGCGCGCCGAAGCCGGCCGTGACCCGGCTGAACCGGACCGCCGGCAACCGGATCACCGTCACCGACGCCTCCGGAGACATCCGTACCTTCCCGGCGGCGATCTTCACCGCCCAGTCCTGGCTGCTGCTCTCCAAGATCGCCTGCGACGACTCGCTCTTCCCGATCGACCACTGGACGGCGATGGAGCGCACCCACTACATGGAGTCGTCCAAGCTCTTCGTGCCCGTGGACCGGCCCTTCTGGCTGGACAAGGACGAGGAGACCGGGCGTGACGTCATGTCGATGACGCTGACCGACCGGATGACCCGCGGCACGTACCTCCTGGACGACGGCCCGGACAAGCCGGCCACGATCTGCCTGTCGTACACCTGGTGCGACGACAGCCTGAAGTGGCTGCCGCTGTCCGCGAACGAGCGGATGGAGGTCATGCTGAAGTCGCTCGGCGAGATCTACCCGAAGGTCGACATCCGGAAGCACATCATCGGCAACCCGGTGACGGTCTCCTGGGAGAACGAGCCCTGGTTCATGGGCGCGTTCAAGGCCAACCTGCCCGGTCACTACCGCTACCAGCGGCGCCTGTTCACCCACTTCATGCAGGACCGGCTGCCCGAGGACAAGCGGGGCATCTTCCTCGCGGGCGACGACATCTCCTGGACGGCCGGCTGGGCCGAGGGCGCGGTGCAGACGGCGCTCAACGCGGTGTGGGGCGTGATGCACCACTTCGGCGGCGGCACCGACGCCACCAACCCGGGTCCGGGCGACGTGTACGACGAGATCGCCCCGGTCGAGCTGCCCGAGGACTGA
- a CDS encoding carbon-nitrogen hydrolase family protein has product MPALRTALLQSSGELGDVAANLKILDEAAGRAAAAGAGVLLAPELFLTGYAIGADIARLAEPADGPSTRAVAAIAVRHGLAVGYGYPERDTERHGVLYNSAQLIGADGVPLMRYRKTHLFGDFELTWFTPGDRAVVQTELDGLTVGMMICYDVEFPENVRAHALAGTDLLLVPTALMHPAEVVPLSVVPVRAFENQLYIAYANRTGPEKEFEFVGLSTLAGPDGTARARAGRGEDLVLGDVDPAFLAASREENPYLRDRRPGLYGPLV; this is encoded by the coding sequence ATGCCCGCGCTGCGCACCGCCCTGCTCCAGAGCTCCGGCGAACTCGGTGACGTGGCCGCCAATCTCAAGATCCTCGACGAGGCCGCGGGGCGTGCCGCCGCAGCCGGGGCGGGAGTGCTCCTCGCCCCCGAGCTCTTCCTCACCGGGTACGCCATCGGCGCCGACATCGCGCGCCTCGCCGAGCCGGCCGACGGCCCCTCCACCCGCGCGGTAGCGGCGATCGCCGTACGCCACGGTCTGGCCGTGGGCTACGGCTACCCGGAGCGGGACACCGAGCGGCACGGGGTCCTGTACAACTCCGCGCAGCTCATCGGTGCCGACGGCGTCCCGCTCATGCGGTACCGCAAGACCCACCTCTTCGGAGACTTCGAGCTGACCTGGTTCACCCCCGGTGACCGGGCCGTCGTCCAGACGGAGCTCGACGGCCTCACCGTCGGCATGATGATCTGCTACGACGTCGAGTTCCCGGAGAACGTGCGGGCGCACGCGCTGGCCGGTACGGACCTCCTCCTCGTACCGACCGCGCTCATGCACCCCGCCGAGGTGGTGCCCCTCTCCGTGGTGCCGGTCCGCGCCTTCGAGAACCAGCTCTACATCGCGTACGCCAACCGGACCGGCCCGGAGAAGGAGTTCGAGTTCGTCGGGCTCTCCACCCTCGCGGGCCCCGACGGAACCGCCCGGGCTCGCGCCGGGCGAGGCGAGGACCTCGTCCTCGGCGACGTCGACCCGGCCTTCCTCGCGGCCTCCCGCGAGGAGAACCCCTACCTCCGCGACCGGCGCCCGGGCCTCTACGGTCCGCTCGTCTGA